The genomic DNA CTGAACTAGCCAGTTATCGAGATATTGAATCGCTCAATGCCTATCGTGATTTAGTGACTGAGCGCCAGCTGCTATCACCGGCAGACATGATGGCTCGATTAGCGGCGCGTTCTCGGGACAACTCGCGAACGCCGATGCAATGGGACACGGAGGTTAATGCGGGTTTTAGTGACGCAACACCATGGCTTACGGTCAATCCCAACTATCATCAAATCAATGCCGCCGCGGCTTTAGCTGATTCGGATTCAGTGTGGTATTATTACCGACACTTGATTCAATTGCGACATCAATATCTCTTAGTGACGTTAGGCTCGTTTAAGCTTTTGTGGGCCGATGATCCGCAAGTGTTCTTATATGAACGGCAATGGGAGGGTCAGACCTGGCTAGTTTGTTGCAATTTCACAGCCGATACCCTGTCCCGACCACTGGATCAATATCTGACGCCCACGGCAAAATGCTTGATCAGTAATTATGGCGAGCAGCAGCCAAACAAATTGCGGCCATATGAGGCTTGGGTCTACCAGCTCGCATAGGTGTCCGGGGCTTGGCTAATTGAGGCGGCCTTTGAAATGTATCCAATCGTTACGATTAGCTTTAATCCGCTGAAAGCAGCGTGAATTGGTTTACTCAAAATTTTGCGATGGCCTTAATAAGCGACCACCTGACTAAAAAAACTGCTTTCAAAAGAATAACTTTTGAAAGCAGTTTTTTTAGCGCGCAACGACCACTTGACCCACGTGGGGCTCATCTAGTCGTTGGTGACCTTGAATGAAGCCCGTGAGGTTAAACGGTAGTTGTTCATCGATCGTCGTGGTCAATTGACCAGTATCTAGCAACTTGAATAGTAATTGTAAGGCAGCTTGATCAGAAATCACCTCGGTCGGTTGGATCGCTTGGAAACGAATTGATTTGCTGGTAGCTGGCAAGTGATGGGCAAATGAAGCGATGGTTGCATCAAATTTGGCCATGGCTAAATCATCCTTACCGCCAACCCCATCGATGGCAACGTTAATCACGACATCGCCACGATCGGCTAACACGTGAACTGGATTTTGATGTTGGTAGTCGACGAATTGATCAACACCGAGCGTCGCAATCAGACTGGCATAACGTTCGCTAGCGACCGCTATGACGTGCGCGCCTAAACGTTTGGCTAATTGAATAATCAGCAGACCTACTGGACTACCGGCGCCCTTAACAATGACGGTCTGATCAGCTTGAACGTCCGCAAAGTAGCGGACTACCTTGTAGGCGATGATGCCAGGTGTGACTAGACTGACAGCTGTAACCGGATCGAGGTCAGTTGGAACAGTCACCGCAAGATCATTATCCAGACAAATCTGTTCCGCGTAGGTATGATTAGTGCGCGCCGCCACGATGGTTCCAACGTCAAAGTCGGTAACAGCGGTGCCGACTTTGACGATACGTCCAATGACATCGTGTCCCGGAATGTGTGGTAATGTGATGCTTTGGATAGTTCCTAGTCGTTCTAAACGGTCTTCCTCCGTTAAGTTAACAGCTAAGGTGTTGATCAATAACTGATTGGCTGCTGGTAATGGTTGTGATTGTGCAAGTTCTTCAAATACGGTGGGTCCCCCAAATTTTTGATAGCCGTATGCAAGCATTGTAATCCCCCTCCTAGCGCGTCTAAGTTCGTTAGTTGAGACGGTGTATGATGTGATTCATTAGAAAATAAATCATACAAGCATCAATTAATTAGTTGTTAGACTGATCTAAAAACATGCTTTTGCCTAATTGTAGCGAGCAGCGGAAGAAAATCACAAGTAGGAACCATTATATTTCGGGCTTGGTTCGGTTACCGATTAAATTAAACGGATTGTTTTGTAGATTGACGTTTTAGACCCCACCCAGTGAAGCCACTAATAATTGAAAATACTGGTGATAGTAAACTAAAGAAACAAAATGGTAGGTAAGCTAAGGTTGAAACCCCCAGCGTATTGGCGGCAAAAGCACCGGCAACGCCCCATGGAATCAAGTAGTTGATGACGGTCCCACCGTCTTCAAGGACACGGCTGAGAGCTAAGTTAGCCAGACCACGTTGGTTAAAGGTTGGCTTAAATGCCTTACCGGGCAAGATAACGGAAAGGTACTGCTCACCAACAAAGATGTTGACACCGATGCCGGCTAAAATGGCGGCCGTGATAGTGGCACCGGTCCCCTTTAGTCGCTTGGTTAAGGGGACCATCGCTGTTTGAATCAGGTTAAATTTCATGAGTAACCCACCTAAGGAGAGGGTTAATAAAATCAAGGATACCGTGCTCATCATGGCACTGATACCACCACGTGAGAGTAAGGCATCAACACTAGTATTGCCAGTTTTGGCAACGAAGCCGGTCTCGATCATTGTTGCAATTTTAGCCAACGCAATGTGCGGTTGTTCGACGAAAATCATGACGATGGCAAGTCCGATATTCATTAATAAGGTTGCAATGGCTGGAATCTTTAACAAGGCACAGGCAAACATGACAGCGAGTGGCAGTGCTGCCCACCAACTGATGGTGAAGTTATTGTTGAGAACTGTCAAAGTCGTCTGAATCTTATCTAAATGACTCTCTGTCGCAGCACCTGCACCTAAAACGGCGTATAGCGCTAGCGACACAATGAAGGCCGGGATCGTAGACCACATTAAGTTACGAATATGATCGAATAAATCAGCTTCGGCGATGGCAGCGGCAAGATTAGTTGAGTCTGATAGTGGGGAAGTCTTATCCCCAAAAATGGCACCTGAGATGATAGCGCCGGCAATCAAAGCTGGGTTGATGCCCATTGTAGTGCCAATCCCGAAGAGGGCAATTCCAATGGTTGAAATGATCGTAAAGGCACTCCCAATTGAAGTCCCAATAATCGCACAAACGAGAAAAACAGACGGCACGAACCACTGTGCGGAAATTAGGTGAAAACCAAAGACCATCATTGAGGGTATGATGCCGGCTGCAATCCAAACACTAATAAGGGCACCGATGAGTAGAAAAATAAAGATTGGGATGATGCCAGTCTTGATGCCATCAATAATGCCACCGTGAATATCGTCCCAATGAGCACCACGAATCCGTGCCCACAAAATGATGAGGGCAATCACTAAAATAACGGGAGTCTGTGGTGATAGGCCGAATTTGATCACACCAAGTCCCATAATTGCTAACATGAATAATAAAACGAGTAAGGCTTCTGGCAACTGAACTGAGCGCCATTTTTTTGAATTAGGCATAATAAATAACTCCTTTGAGGTCGCTAAACTATCATTAGGTAGGCCAATCACTGGCCGCTTTAATGGCAGTTGAACGCCGATAATAGTATTATGAATGCAAAAAATCGTCCCCGTTGCATAATAATGCAACAGGGACGATTGATTAGACCGTGGTACCACCCAGCTTGAGTCACAATATGACTCCACTCACTAGCAGTTAACGGCTCTAGTTGTTATCCGCCGGGCGTACCTGGACCTCTCCTACCGTATTTCATCGAGATTAACCTGATCGGTTCGCAGCACCCACCGACTTCCTGACGCACAGTTAATTCGCTACTTGAAAGTAAGATTATCGTTCGTTATTTGAATATAAGCGATAATAGCATGGTGTTTTTGATTCGTCAACTAAGATATGGCTAGAATCATGTGAGGCCAACAAATAAATGACCATTAGTGGGTACGCTCCAATGACCGACAATGGTAGAATAGGTAGTGTTGTAAGCGGTACCTTTACGGGCCAATCGTGACAAGTTTTTAAAACAAAAACTTTTTTAGGAGGATATCATATATGGCTAATCAATGGTGGCAGTCAGCAGTCGTTTATCAAGTTTATCCACGATCGTTTCAAGATTCAAATGGCGATGGAATTGGGGATTTACCTGGTATTACACAACGTCTAGATTATATCAAGCAGCTAGGTGCGGATGTCATCTGGCTTAATCCAATTTACCGTTCTCCCGGCGTCGACAACGGGTATGATATTAGTGATTACTATGATATTAATCCAGAGTTTGGAACGATGGCTGATTTTGACCAATTGCTGGCCACGGCCCATGCGAAAGGATTAAAAATTATGATGGACATTGTTGTCAACCATTCGTCTAATCAAAATAAGTGGTTTACGGCAAGTGCAAAGAGTAAGGATAATCCATATGCGGACTACTATATTTGGCGCGATCCCGTGGATGGTCATGCGCCCAATAATTGGGGCGGCTTTTTCGGTGGTTCAGTCTGGAAATACGTCGCTAGTCGTGATCAGTACTATCTACATTCGTTCGCAGTCGAACAGCCAGATCTGAATTGGGATAATCCACAATTGCGACAAGCAGTCTATGACATGATGAATTTCTGGGTTAATAAGGGTGTGGACGGTTTCCGGTTGGATGTCATTAACTTGATTTCCAAACCCGCTAGTTTTGCTGATGGGCAACCAGAAGCTGGTGAGCCGTACGCGGCAATTGGTGGAATTATTGCTAACGGTCCACACTTGCATGATTACTTACAGGAAATGAACCAACAAGTATTTGCAGGGCATCAATTGATGACGGTCGGTGAAACTCCTGGAGCTACGGTCGCCGACGCAAGGCAGTTAGCAAGCCTACAAGGGCAGGAGCTAAATATGGTGTTTGAATTCGAGCACATGGGTTTGGATGGTAATCCGGATCCAGCCTTGGGTAAATGGAATGACCAACCGGTTCGTCTAGTTGATTTAAAGCAGAGTCTATCTAAGTGGCAAACTGGCTTACAAGGCGCTGCTTGGAATAGCCTCTACTGGAATAATCATGACCAACCGCGAATCGTATCGCGGTTCGGTGATGAGCGACCAGTATACCGGGAACGCTCAGCGAAAATGTTGGCAACCCTGTTGCATTTTCTACAAGGAACGCCCTATATTTATGAAGGTGAAGAGCTCGGCATGACAAATGCCCACTTTAGCCAGTTAGCTGATTATCAGGATTTGGAATCGCTCAATGCCTACCACCACTTTGTTGATGACGAGCAGGTGGTGCAATCGGACCAGATGTTAGGGTACTTAGCCCATATGTCACGGGATAATGCACGTACCCCGATGCAGTGGGATGACAGCCAGAACGCTGGGTTTTCAACAGCAACACCGTGGCTAGCAGTTAATGCCAATTACCCTCGAATTAATACCCAGTTGGCGCAACGAACGCCCGGTTCAATTCTGAGTTATTATCAGCGACTGATCAAACTTCGTCATCAATTACCAATTATGACGACGGGAGATTATCGTTTGTTGCTGCCTGAGGACGCGTCAGTATATGCGTACATGCGGCATGCTGGAAGCCAGCATCTCTTGGTGATTTGTAATTTTACAGCGGCAACTCAGACACGACACTTTGCGGTGCTACCTGCAGATGCGCACCTATTGATCAGTAATTACGATGGGGATCATCGAGACGTATTACGGGCGTACGAGGCGAAAGTTTATCAGTTTTAAGTCGTCATTGGTTCGTAGCAGGGGTCGTGAATGCGATTTTTAACGGCAGTGATGTGATTACAAGTGCGAGTCGATCATGAGAATTCAAGAGTGGTTATTTAGTCAAAAATGTGCCCTAATAAGAACGCCCGACCTATTATTATGGATAGGCCGGGCGTTCTTATTAGGTACATGTATGGGTGTCATCAAGTTAGTGGTTAAGATTTTTGTTCGGCATTGTCAGCCGCAAACGTTTTTTCAATAATATCGATAACCTGTTTAACCAGGCCAATCGGAAATTGATGTGCGCGACGAATCAAATTGATGTGTACGCTAGGAACCTGAACGTCGTCGAAAGGAATCTCAACGAGATCATCGTCTTTATCGTCGCTGGGGGCCGTGATGTCGGAAATGAAGCCTAGCGCCAGGTTCTCCTTAACCAAGCCCTTGATCAAGGTGCTGCTATCAGATTCGAAGAGAACTTGGGGTTCGATCGAAAGCTGTTCAGCGAGTTGCCGGAAGACCAGTTTATTTAAGTAAGTTGCATTAAGCAGTACAAAAGGAGACTTTAGTGCTTCTGCAAAAGTCGGGTGTTCAGACTTTGCTAGGGGATGCTCAGGATTAGCGAGAATACGGAATTTAAAAGGCCGTAATGGCGTTACTGCTAGCCGTTCATCCAATGTTTGATCCAAGTTACCACTGATGGCTAAGTCCAGTTGGCCGGCTAAGACTTGTTTGACAAGCTGGTTAGCGCCCATCTCAACGGTGTGAACGCTATTGAGCAGGTCCTGTTCAATAATTGGTTTTGTCAGCGCTGGCAAGTAATGTTCACTGACAGATGGTTCGATACCAAACCGCAGCGTGTGTTGACGTAAGTGACTGATTGATTCGTTGACGTGTTGCCAGTTATTGATAATGTCGTTGGCTGCGAGCAATAGTTGCTGACCACTAGGCGTTAACACTAAGGCTTTGGTCTTTGCTTGGCGAAAGAACAGTGTCACTTGAAAATGACGTTCAAGTCGTTTAATTGCTTGGGAGATTGTGGGTTGGCTAACGTGAAAATCAGCAGCTGTTTGCGTATAGCTCTGGGTGCTGATTAAGCGTTGGAAGTAATACAAGTCTTTAATGTTCATGAAAAATGTAGCCTCCATAAAATATTAATGTTGGTTGCGCAATTAATAGTCGCAGGTAAGCAGGCTCCGACTGATTGATTAAAGCTGGTTATTATATGTCATGTTAATCATACCATTGTTATAACGAATAGTGTCAGGATAATTCGCGAAAATTAATTTGCAAAATAGTTAACGCACTTAAACTATAATGATTATTAATAAGGCTCATGGTGGTAATTGGTACATATGCAGTGTTGCCGGTAAATTAGGTTTCGAGGCATTATATAATTTTATCAGTTAAAGGGCTGCCACATTGCTTTAATTATTATTACGCGTCGGTCGTTCTGAATAACCGCCAGAAAAAAGTCATACTACTTAGTTGGCAATCAGTTGAGAATAAAGGTTAAAGGGCTAAAGCGATAAGTAAATATTATGCAGTTTGAGAAGCCTGTAAGTTAACGTAAACTATTATTAATAGGGGTATAAAAAATACTTATCAGTTAAGGTGCTGTTATATATCGACTGATAAATAAAAAATTGGTCTATGTGTCTTCGGTAGCGTTAATATACCCCGTTTTCTGCGATAATTAGTTGACAAGCAACTAAAGCAGTTAATGGGTTTAAATTATAAATGAAACGAATGTCATTATTTCGACTGATCACAATTAGTTAGATCTGTATTAATTAGCTAACGGCTATCTGGAACTCACCAGAGTTAACGAAAAACAACTTTTATATAAAATATTATAATACTAATTGCCATACGTGTCTTTTAAATGCCGATATGTCAGTAAATTAATTAAGTGTACATAAATAAAAGTTATATAGATGTAATCATTTTTTTGAGATAAATATTACTAGTGCGCAACTGCCACCAGTGGGCGATAATTTTTGTGAAAAAGGGTATTCAAATTTGAAAAATGTGGTTTATAATTAAGGTGTATAATCGGTTTAAAAGTTTCAACTTATATAAGGAAGGGGGGGAATATAATGCGATTAATCGATTTCAAGACTTGGATAATGGGGACGGCCGCCATGTTGACGTTGGTTGTGACAAACCAAACGGCGAATGCGGCGGATACGGCCACCGCAACCACTACTGAAACAACTCAAACTTCTGGTTCGAGTACCCTTGCCAATCACGTGGTGTTGCAACAAACTACGAGCAGTAGCAGTAGCAGTAGCAGTAGCAGTAGCAGTAGCAGTAGCAGTAGCAGTAGCAGTAGCAGTAGCAGTAGCAGTACGAAAAAAACAGCAACTGGTGCTGTTACGGAAACGGCGACTAGCAAAGCGGTCACAGCGTCTGAGTCATCAGCCCAATCATCGACCACAACGGACACTAGTCAAACGACTTCGGTTGCGGCAGTTACCCAAACAACGGACAGTACTGATACGACAGCGACGTCCCGGGCAACAGCTACTAACCAAGTAGCCCAACAAGCGGCTGGTGTGAAGGCAAGTAACGAACAAGCAGCGACACAGAATCAGCAACAAACGACCAATATGTACAGTGGTGTTGTGACCAGTCAAAAAGATTCGGCCTCAACGTCTACTATTACGAATCAGTCAACTGCGTCTGCGGCGATGCTATCCAAGTTGAGTCGGACTAGTCTTCGCAGTTTAGCACAACGAGCAACGGTCGCTATTAAGGGGCTTGATGCCACCGACGCAACGGTGACTGACGACAATGGTGTCACGTATAGTGCTACGGACGTATTGAGCTTGTATGCAAACTATATTGCGAAGTACCATTGGTCGATAGCCGATGGTGTTGAGGTGACTGCTGGCAGTACAGCAACAGTGACTTTGCCTGAGAATGTTGTCTTTACCAATGGTACTCAGCATATTGATGTCAAAAAATCAGATGGAACAGTTGTCGGAACTTTTACGGCTGAAACTGGTAGTCAAACCGGGACACTGACTTTTAATGATTATTTTGCAACTAGTGATGGCTACAATCGTCAAGGAAACTTAACGTTTTATGTCACTGGGACTAGCGCGACAACTGGAAGCAATACGGTTGGTATTAATAAGGTTGGTTGGGCAGATAGTAATAGTTTAGATGCCGATGGTAATCCTACCAAAATGATCTGGCAAGTTGTCGCAAACATTAACAGTGCGAAGTGGCAGCAAGTTGCGATTGTCGACCAGCTGGGGCTTTATCAAACGCACGAAGGTACCATGACGTTGGAAACTGGTCATTATACTGACGGCGCCTTTGTTAAAGACGCGGCATTGGGAACTTATGATTTTGCGACTCAGCAGTTTACTTACGCTGATGGGGTATCAACACCACAAGTAAGCGTGACGGTAGTGGGACAGCAAATGACAATTAATATTGACCAATTAGATACAGCGGTCAATATATTTTATGAAGTTGGCCTGATCGCGGGACACACGTACACCAATAATGCGGGTGTAACGTATGCACCTGTCACTGGAGATGCGACTGATCCCAATGAAGGCAGTTCGACAGGCGAACCAAAGAGCGAACAGTCGAACGCGGCCGTTAGATTTGGTGGTTCTGGAACTGCCAGTGATGACATTCAAAGTTATAGTTTGGTTATCACTAAAACTGATGGTGATGGCCAGTCAGTTGCTGGTGCCACTTATCAACTAGAGGATAGCACGGGTACGGTACTTCGGACTGATTTGGTGACCGATTCAGCTGGACAGCTACGTATCGGCAACTTGTCGGCGGGGACGTATATGTTAGTTGAGACGGCGGCTCCGAGTGGCTACCAGATCGACATGGGCAAACATGTCTTCACGGTATCTGCAGCACAAGCAACGGCCAACGTGGTCACAGGACGTGTGGTTGACCAACGGATTGCCAAGACAACACTTACTGTTAACAAGGTTTGGGCTGACGTGCCAGTCGGTGTGCAAACACCGACCGTCGAAGTGACGTTACAACGCAATGGTCAAGCCTATCAGACCTTGCAATTGACGTCAGCAAATGGCTATACGGGCACCTTCAGTGATTTAGATGTGACGGATGTTAATGGCAACACGTACACTTATACGGTGACCGAAACCGCTATTACCGGCTATATCAGTAGTCAAACAACTAGTGATGAGACGGTGACGCTAACGAATACGTATCAAACCGGAAAATTAACGGTGGTCAAGACGGATTCGAGTGGTGCTAATCGGTTAGCCGGAGCGGTTTTTGCGGTGAAAAATGCTGCTGGAACGCTGGTTGCACAATTGACGACGGATGCGACTGGTCAGGCACAGCTCACAGGTCTCGTACAAGGAACCTATACGGTCAGCGAAATTCAAGCGCCGGATGGTTACTTGATCAATACGCAAGCGCAAGTGGTCGTGTTGGATGAACAGAGCACGTATCAAGGTCAGTTAGTTTTTACTGACGAGGTCGAGCCGAGTGAACCGAGCGAACCAAGCGAGCCGAGCGAGCCGAGCGAACCGAGCGAACCAAGTGAACCAAGCGAGCCAAGTGAACCAAGTGAACCAAGTGAGCCAAGTGAACCGAGTGAACCAAGTGAGCCGAGTGAGCCAAGTGAACCAAGCGAGCCGAGTGAACCGAGCGAACCGAGTGAACCAAGCGAGCCGAGTGAACCAAGTGAACCGAGCGAACCAAGTGAGCCGAGTGAGCCAAGTGAACCAAGCGAGCCGAGTGAACCGAGCGAACCGAGTGAACCAAGCGAGCCGAGTGAACCAAGTGAACCGAGCGAACCAAACGAACCAAGTGAACCGGTGTTGCCGGGCCACACTGATAAGGAAACAAATTTAAATCAGATTGTTACAACGAAGATTGAGGCGGCTAAGTTAGCTAAGCAATCTAATTTAGTTGCCATGACTCAACTAACGAAAACGTTAGGACGGCCAACGCAACTAGTAGCAACTTCTAAATCAGTGGCTAAAGCAACTAATCGAAAGTCGGCGCAACAATTGCCACAGACTAGTGAACAATCGATGGATTGGCTTATGATTTTAGGCTGGCTATTGCTAGGACTAACAGTTGTTATTCGTCAACGACGTTTTAATTAAACAAAAAGGCTACTGAAACTGTATAGTTTCCAGTAGCCTTTATTTATACCATTGATAAACGGCGCACATTACCGACGATTTTGAGATGTTCGTTGGTCA from Lactiplantibacillus paraplantarum includes the following:
- a CDS encoding glycoside hydrolase family 13 protein, whose product is MANQWWQSAVVYQVYPRSFQDSNGDGIGDLPGITQRLDYIKQLGADVIWLNPIYRSPGVDNGYDISDYYDINPEFGTMADFDQLLATAHAKGLKIMMDIVVNHSSNQNKWFTASAKSKDNPYADYYIWRDPVDGHAPNNWGGFFGGSVWKYVASRDQYYLHSFAVEQPDLNWDNPQLRQAVYDMMNFWVNKGVDGFRLDVINLISKPASFADGQPEAGEPYAAIGGIIANGPHLHDYLQEMNQQVFAGHQLMTVGETPGATVADARQLASLQGQELNMVFEFEHMGLDGNPDPALGKWNDQPVRLVDLKQSLSKWQTGLQGAAWNSLYWNNHDQPRIVSRFGDERPVYRERSAKMLATLLHFLQGTPYIYEGEELGMTNAHFSQLADYQDLESLNAYHHFVDDEQVVQSDQMLGYLAHMSRDNARTPMQWDDSQNAGFSTATPWLAVNANYPRINTQLAQRTPGSILSYYQRLIKLRHQLPIMTTGDYRLLLPEDASVYAYMRHAGSQHLLVICNFTAATQTRHFAVLPADAHLLISNYDGDHRDVLRAYEAKVYQF
- a CDS encoding LysR family transcriptional regulator produces the protein MNIKDLYYFQRLISTQSYTQTAADFHVSQPTISQAIKRLERHFQVTLFFRQAKTKALVLTPSGQQLLLAANDIINNWQHVNESISHLRQHTLRFGIEPSVSEHYLPALTKPIIEQDLLNSVHTVEMGANQLVKQVLAGQLDLAISGNLDQTLDERLAVTPLRPFKFRILANPEHPLAKSEHPTFAEALKSPFVLLNATYLNKLVFRQLAEQLSIEPQVLFESDSSTLIKGLVKENLALGFISDITAPSDDKDDDLVEIPFDDVQVPSVHINLIRRAHQFPIGLVKQVIDIIEKTFAADNAEQKS
- a CDS encoding NADP-dependent oxidoreductase, whose product is MLAYGYQKFGGPTVFEELAQSQPLPAANQLLINTLAVNLTEEDRLERLGTIQSITLPHIPGHDVIGRIVKVGTAVTDFDVGTIVAARTNHTYAEQICLDNDLAVTVPTDLDPVTAVSLVTPGIIAYKVVRYFADVQADQTVIVKGAGSPVGLLIIQLAKRLGAHVIAVASERYASLIATLGVDQFVDYQHQNPVHVLADRGDVVINVAIDGVGGKDDLAMAKFDATIASFAHHLPATSKSIRFQAIQPTEVISDQAALQLLFKLLDTGQLTTTIDEQLPFNLTGFIQGHQRLDEPHVGQVVVAR
- a CDS encoding SpaA isopeptide-forming pilin-related protein, translating into MRLIDFKTWIMGTAAMLTLVVTNQTANAADTATATTTETTQTSGSSTLANHVVLQQTTSSSSSSSSSSSSSSSSSSSSSSSSSSTKKTATGAVTETATSKAVTASESSAQSSTTTDTSQTTSVAAVTQTTDSTDTTATSRATATNQVAQQAAGVKASNEQAATQNQQQTTNMYSGVVTSQKDSASTSTITNQSTASAAMLSKLSRTSLRSLAQRATVAIKGLDATDATVTDDNGVTYSATDVLSLYANYIAKYHWSIADGVEVTAGSTATVTLPENVVFTNGTQHIDVKKSDGTVVGTFTAETGSQTGTLTFNDYFATSDGYNRQGNLTFYVTGTSATTGSNTVGINKVGWADSNSLDADGNPTKMIWQVVANINSAKWQQVAIVDQLGLYQTHEGTMTLETGHYTDGAFVKDAALGTYDFATQQFTYADGVSTPQVSVTVVGQQMTINIDQLDTAVNIFYEVGLIAGHTYTNNAGVTYAPVTGDATDPNEGSSTGEPKSEQSNAAVRFGGSGTASDDIQSYSLVITKTDGDGQSVAGATYQLEDSTGTVLRTDLVTDSAGQLRIGNLSAGTYMLVETAAPSGYQIDMGKHVFTVSAAQATANVVTGRVVDQRIAKTTLTVNKVWADVPVGVQTPTVEVTLQRNGQAYQTLQLTSANGYTGTFSDLDVTDVNGNTYTYTVTETAITGYISSQTTSDETVTLTNTYQTGKLTVVKTDSSGANRLAGAVFAVKNAAGTLVAQLTTDATGQAQLTGLVQGTYTVSEIQAPDGYLINTQAQVVVLDEQSTYQGQLVFTDEVEPSEPSEPSEPSEPSEPSEPSEPSEPSEPSEPSEPSEPSEPSEPSEPSEPSEPSEPSEPSEPSEPSEPSEPSEPSEPSEPSEPSEPSEPSEPSEPSEPSEPSEPSEPNEPSEPVLPGHTDKETNLNQIVTTKIEAAKLAKQSNLVAMTQLTKTLGRPTQLVATSKSVAKATNRKSAQQLPQTSEQSMDWLMILGWLLLGLTVVIRQRRFN
- the nhaC gene encoding Na+/H+ antiporter NhaC, with translation MPNSKKWRSVQLPEALLVLLFMLAIMGLGVIKFGLSPQTPVILVIALIILWARIRGAHWDDIHGGIIDGIKTGIIPIFIFLLIGALISVWIAAGIIPSMMVFGFHLISAQWFVPSVFLVCAIIGTSIGSAFTIISTIGIALFGIGTTMGINPALIAGAIISGAIFGDKTSPLSDSTNLAAAIAEADLFDHIRNLMWSTIPAFIVSLALYAVLGAGAATESHLDKIQTTLTVLNNNFTISWWAALPLAVMFACALLKIPAIATLLMNIGLAIVMIFVEQPHIALAKIATMIETGFVAKTGNTSVDALLSRGGISAMMSTVSLILLTLSLGGLLMKFNLIQTAMVPLTKRLKGTGATITAAILAGIGVNIFVGEQYLSVILPGKAFKPTFNQRGLANLALSRVLEDGGTVINYLIPWGVAGAFAANTLGVSTLAYLPFCFFSLLSPVFSIISGFTGWGLKRQSTKQSV